The following are encoded together in the Triticum dicoccoides isolate Atlit2015 ecotype Zavitan chromosome 6B, WEW_v2.0, whole genome shotgun sequence genome:
- the LOC119325534 gene encoding probable L-ascorbate peroxidase 8, chloroplastic, which yields MAERLASSASLLPSAASPSSSTRRAAVASGLRLRPSPSRFSQAARRARGGGGAAGVVPRLRVVRCMAASEAAQLKSAREDIKEILKTTYCHPILVRLGWHDSGTYDKSIEEWPQRGGADGSLRFDPELSHGANAGLTNALKLIQPIKDKYPGITYADLFQLASATSIEEAGGPKLPMKYGRVDITAPEQCPPEGRLPDAGPRIPAEHLRDVFYRMGLDDKEIVALSGAHTLGRSRPDRSGWGKPETKYTKDGPGEPGGQSWTAEWLKFDNSYFKDIKEKRDQELLVLPTDAALFDDPSFKVYAEKYAEDQGAFFKDYAEAHAKLSNLGAKFDPPEGFSLDDDKRAAATDEKPVADPAPTDATNGTGPQPEPFVAAKYSYKKRELSDTMKQKIRAEYEGLGGSPNKPMKSNYFLNIMIVIAGLAFLTSLVGN from the exons ATGGCGGAGCGCCTCGCGTCCTCGGCCTCCCTGCTCCCCAGTGCCGCCTCCCCTTCGTCGTCCacccgccgcgccgccgtcgcctccggGCTCCGCCTCCGCCCGTCGCCGTCGCGCTTCTCACAG GCTGCGAGGAGAGCGCGCGGTGGCGGTGGCGCCGCCGGGGTGGTGCCGCGGCTGCGGGTGGTCCGATGCATGGCGGCGTCGGAGGCCGCGCAGCTCAAGAGCGCGCGGGAGGACATCAAGGAGATCCTCAAAACCACCTACTGCCACCCTATCCTG GTCCGTTTGGGATGGCATGATTCAGGTACATATGACAAAAGTATCGAGGAGTGGCCACAGAGAGGTGGAGCCGACGGAAGCTTAAGATTTGATCCTGAGTTGAGTCATGGAGCCAATGCTG GTCTTACTAATGCTTTAAAGCTTATTCAACCAATCAAGGACAAATACCCAGGTATCACCTATGCGGATTTGTTCCAGTTGGCGAGTGCTACATCAATTGAG GAAGCCGGTGGCCCGAAACTTCCGATGAAATATGGGCGGGTAGATATCACAGCACCTGAGCAATGTCCACCCGAGGGGAGGCTTCCTG ATGCTGGCCCACGTATTCCTGCTGAACACCTTAGGGATGTATTCTATAGGATGGGCCTTGATGACAAG GAAATTGTTGCATTGTCTGGAGCACACACACTTGGAAGGTCACGCCCCGACAGGAGTGGCTGGGGAAAGCCAGAAACAAAATATACA AAGGATGGGCCTGGTGAACCTGGAGGGCAATCATGGACAGCAGAATGGTTGAAGTTTGATAACAGTTACTTCAAG GACATAAAAGAGAAAAGGGATCAGGAGCTTCTAGTATTGCCTACAGATGCTGCACTATTTGATGACCCATCATTCAAG GTATATGCGGAGAAGTACGCAGAGGACCAGGGTGCATTCTTCAAAGACTACGCCGAAGCCCATGCCAAACTGAGCAACCTTGGTGCAAAGTTTGATCCTCCTGAG GGATTCTCGTTGGACGATGACAAGCGTGCCGCGGCAACCGACGAGAAGCCGGTTGCTGATCCAGCACCAACGGATGCTACTAATGGCACAGGACCGCAACCAGAGCCCTTCGTTGCCGCCAAATACTCTTACAAGAAG AGAGAGCTATCCGACACGATGAAGCAGAAGATCAGAGCCGAGTACGAGGGCCTTGGAGGCAGCCCAAATAAGCCTATGAAGTCCAACTACTTCCTCAACATTATGATCGTGATCGCAGGATTGGCATTCTTGACTTCTCTGGTCGGGAACTAA
- the LOC119320405 gene encoding uncharacterized protein LOC119320405 produces MAPATTSCAVLRFAADEAAPPETMHVVQLQRLRLRRAVEGCLDPIPEERDYAGSNSSSGGEDDDDVPAGSPSAHGGNSATVDLAQCLSSIGRSY; encoded by the coding sequence ATGGCTCCTGCCACGACGTCCTGTGCCGTCCTCCGCTTCGCCGCCGACGAAGCAGCCCCGCCGGAGACCATGCACGTCGTGCAACTGCAGAGGCTCCGCCTTCGCCGCGCAGTGGAGGGATGCCTCGACCCCATCCCCGAGGAGCGCGACTACGctggcagcaacagcagcagtggcggcgaagacgacgacgacgtcCCCGCCGGCTCGCCCAGCGCCCACGGCGGCAACAGCGCCACCGTCGACCTTGCTCAGTGTCTGTCGTCGATAGGCCGGAGCTATTAG